From a single Bacteroidota bacterium genomic region:
- a CDS encoding T9SS type A sorting domain-containing protein — protein sequence MLKTFTLKTCISICLLLISITLLKAQVLQSTPATIINNLSAPAMHFNNSSGMGKTSTCGVDTVYYPYNKTTAFNAISLNASTSGNSFSQWYPAPQAITVSGFDFYAWQSAASSAIVTLTCRMYAAGIDSMPTGSPLASVTVNVDSSFGSGLLTILRKSAVFSTPVTTSAAYVLTVETSSSVNVSVIANSWTALPPNGQSQWLSSVKIGATYIRSYSINVGGTPFNADFIFQPYVSYSLTANFTRSACITGSNMVNFTNTSSSVLFNPFYSIRAFQNIPQFSCMWDYGDTSGTWYTVNGSRFYTNRAPYTVKLKDTLYGWRNGCADEATMIVPAAPAAPVASNNSPLCSGATLLLKADTIPGATYYWTGPNGFISTLQNPSIANANLTLAGAYNVMAIIGQCSSAVATTNVSIITTPIASSNSPRCAGQTLNLSVTNISGATYAWTGPNSFSSTAQSPFINNVTALDSGQYSVSVTLAGCGTLGPFTVAGAVNRVPATPTVTGNTPLCVGDNLNLTSSTYVGGNYSWTGPNGFSSSQQNPTRSNMQSSYAGTYTVNISANNCTSLPASATIIVNNVPATPTVGSNGPLCTGQSLSLTASSIAGASYSWSGPNSFTSTSQNPVRTSLTTVDAGNYSVIATVNGCASIAGSTNVLITTSTPSPAVSSNGPLCPGQNLQLTASAIAGATYSWTGPNSFTSTQQNPSISSVTASDAGSYSVTATTSGCGTSPQSSVTLVINSLPAAPVVGNNGPLCDGQTINLTASNITEAVYNWVGPNGFSSTDQNPSITNANSLKSGQYSVYVTVTGCGTSPTVSTTVTTHAIPLAPNASSGGAVCLGDSLKLFASSSTVGPNAIYTWTGPNSFSSTIKNPFILNTTASNAGTYSLTVSDSGCVSPAASTFINIKSIPAAPTPTNNSPICEGVTLTLSATNVSGATYKWTGPGYSSSDQNPLIKNTVSSASGTYYVTSTVNGCTSLPASTTVLINQTPASPIASNNGPKCVGDNVTLTASSVAGASYSWSGPNGFNSTLQNPVLLSAATNFSGDYSVIAVSSSCVSEPAITTLQVNNFPVAPVLSSNPVTGIACAGDSIQLFASFTNGATYEWTGPAGFNSAMQSPTLRNINPSMTGKYFATITKGGCTSPQTSFSVTVNDLPNTSEISGSNEVKNFETISYTVTGTTGSTYLWIAYGGGSVVSGNNTNTASVKWGAANPAASVKVRETNAANCKGVIKELTVNVKSNIGVSEAFNQLGSVSLFPNPATKVVNLQFNLLHNASAQIEVIDVLGKQQLKQVSFVNGKENIALDIASLQAGVYFVSVTIDGNKKTMRLVVE from the coding sequence ATGCTTAAAACTTTTACTTTAAAAACTTGTATTTCCATTTGTTTACTGCTTATAAGTATTACGTTACTAAAAGCACAGGTATTGCAGAGTACGCCTGCTACCATCATCAATAATTTAAGTGCGCCTGCCATGCATTTTAATAATTCGTCAGGCATGGGTAAAACAAGTACCTGCGGTGTGGACACGGTCTATTACCCGTACAACAAAACCACCGCTTTTAATGCCATTTCGCTAAATGCCAGTACCAGTGGTAATTCATTTTCGCAATGGTACCCTGCTCCACAGGCCATTACGGTTTCGGGTTTCGATTTTTATGCCTGGCAAAGTGCTGCCAGCAGTGCAATAGTTACCCTTACCTGCCGCATGTATGCAGCAGGTATTGATTCCATGCCTACAGGGTCGCCTCTGGCTTCGGTAACGGTAAATGTTGACTCCTCTTTTGGTTCAGGTTTATTAACGATACTCAGAAAATCGGCCGTATTCTCTACACCGGTTACTACCAGTGCAGCGTATGTATTAACGGTGGAAACATCGAGCTCGGTTAACGTTTCGGTTATAGCCAATAGCTGGACGGCTTTGCCTCCTAACGGACAAAGCCAATGGTTAAGTTCGGTAAAAATTGGCGCTACTTATATTAGAAGCTATAGCATTAATGTAGGAGGTACTCCTTTCAATGCTGATTTTATATTTCAACCTTATGTGTCGTATTCATTAACGGCTAATTTTACCCGCTCGGCTTGTATTACAGGCTCCAACATGGTAAACTTTACCAATACCTCATCAAGTGTTTTATTCAATCCGTTTTACAGTATCAGGGCTTTTCAAAACATACCTCAGTTTAGTTGCATGTGGGATTATGGCGATACTTCGGGTACCTGGTACACCGTTAACGGCAGCAGGTTTTATACCAACCGCGCACCATACACTGTAAAACTAAAAGATACTTTATACGGCTGGCGCAATGGTTGTGCTGACGAAGCTACCATGATTGTACCTGCGGCTCCGGCTGCACCAGTAGCCAGTAACAACAGCCCTTTATGTAGCGGTGCTACTTTACTGCTGAAAGCCGATACCATACCGGGAGCTACTTATTACTGGACGGGGCCTAATGGTTTTATATCAACCCTACAAAACCCAAGTATAGCCAATGCTAATTTAACGCTTGCAGGTGCTTATAATGTAATGGCTATTATAGGTCAGTGCTCATCGGCAGTGGCTACTACCAATGTAAGTATTATCACTACACCCATTGCTTCAAGCAACAGTCCGCGCTGTGCAGGGCAAACGCTTAATTTATCAGTAACCAATATATCGGGTGCTACTTATGCCTGGACCGGGCCAAACAGTTTTTCATCAACGGCACAAAGTCCTTTTATTAATAATGTAACGGCACTTGATTCGGGTCAATACAGTGTAAGTGTAACGCTTGCAGGTTGCGGTACCTTAGGGCCGTTTACCGTTGCAGGTGCTGTTAACAGAGTACCCGCCACACCTACGGTTACAGGCAATACGCCTCTTTGTGTAGGCGATAATTTAAATTTAACATCAAGCACCTATGTAGGTGGCAATTATAGCTGGACAGGGCCTAATGGTTTTTCATCGAGCCAACAAAACCCAACCCGCTCTAATATGCAAAGCTCTTATGCCGGAACTTATACGGTCAATATTTCAGCTAACAATTGTACTTCGTTACCGGCCTCTGCCACCATTATAGTAAACAATGTACCTGCTACACCAACGGTTGGCAGCAATGGTCCTTTATGTACAGGGCAGTCGTTAAGCCTAACAGCAAGCAGTATAGCAGGTGCCAGCTATAGCTGGAGCGGACCCAATAGTTTTACTTCTACTTCGCAAAACCCTGTACGTACCAGTTTAACTACGGTAGATGCGGGCAATTACAGTGTAATAGCCACCGTAAACGGTTGTGCATCTATAGCAGGCAGCACCAATGTTTTAATTACTACTTCCACACCAAGCCCGGCAGTAAGCAGCAACGGACCTTTATGCCCGGGACAGAATTTACAATTAACAGCATCGGCCATTGCGGGTGCTACTTATAGCTGGACAGGGCCTAACAGCTTTACTTCAACCCAGCAAAACCCAAGCATTAGCAGTGTTACCGCATCGGATGCAGGCTCTTATAGTGTAACGGCCACTACATCAGGTTGCGGCACTTCGCCACAAAGCAGTGTAACACTGGTTATAAATAGTTTACCTGCCGCACCTGTAGTGGGTAATAATGGCCCGCTTTGCGATGGACAAACCATTAACTTAACCGCATCAAATATTACCGAAGCAGTTTATAATTGGGTGGGGCCAAATGGCTTTTCATCTACTGATCAAAACCCAAGTATAACCAATGCTAATAGTTTAAAAAGCGGACAGTATAGTGTGTATGTAACTGTTACCGGTTGTGGCACTTCGCCTACGGTTAGTACTACTGTTACTACCCATGCTATTCCGTTGGCTCCTAATGCCAGCAGTGGTGGTGCAGTTTGTTTGGGCGATAGTTTAAAACTATTTGCTTCCTCAAGCACCGTTGGGCCAAATGCTATTTATACCTGGACAGGGCCAAACAGTTTTTCATCAACCATTAAAAATCCATTTATTTTAAACACTACCGCCAGCAATGCCGGAACGTATAGTTTAACAGTAAGCGATTCAGGTTGTGTGTCGCCTGCTGCCAGTACTTTTATCAATATAAAAAGTATACCGGCTGCACCTACGCCTACCAATAACTCCCCTATTTGCGAAGGCGTTACTTTAACCCTATCTGCTACTAATGTAAGTGGAGCTACTTATAAATGGACAGGACCGGGCTATTCATCATCGGACCAAAACCCATTGATAAAAAATACGGTAAGCAGTGCCAGCGGTACTTATTATGTTACCTCAACGGTAAATGGTTGTACTTCATTACCTGCTTCTACTACAGTATTAATTAACCAAACACCTGCCTCACCTATAGCCAGTAACAATGGCCCTAAATGTGTGGGCGATAATGTAACCCTTACTGCTTCTAGTGTAGCCGGAGCCAGTTATAGCTGGAGCGGGCCTAATGGCTTTAACTCTACTTTACAAAACCCTGTTTTATTAAGTGCGGCTACTAATTTCTCCGGTGACTATAGTGTTATTGCCGTTTCTTCATCGTGCGTATCGGAGCCGGCTATTACTACTTTACAGGTAAACAATTTTCCTGTTGCTCCGGTATTAAGCAGTAACCCTGTTACGGGTATTGCTTGTGCAGGCGATAGCATACAATTGTTTGCTTCGTTTACCAATGGTGCTACTTACGAGTGGACAGGACCTGCAGGTTTTAACTCGGCCATGCAAAGCCCAACCTTGCGCAATATAAATCCATCGATGACCGGAAAATATTTTGCTACCATTACCAAAGGAGGTTGTACTTCGCCACAAACCAGCTTTAGTGTTACGGTAAATGATTTACCAAATACCAGCGAAATTTCAGGCTCAAATGAGGTAAAAAACTTTGAAACAATAAGCTATACTGTAACAGGTACTACGGGCTCTACTTACTTATGGATTGCATACGGAGGAGGTTCGGTAGTGTCGGGCAACAATACCAATACGGCTAGTGTTAAATGGGGTGCAGCCAATCCTGCAGCTTCTGTTAAGGTACGCGAAACCAATGCAGCCAATTGCAAAGGGGTCATAAAAGAATTAACAGTAAATGTTAAATCAAACATTGGTGTAAGCGAAGCATTTAACCAATTGGGTAGTGTAAGCTTGTTTCCAAACCCTGCTACCAAAGTGGTAAACTTACAGTTTAACTTATTGCATAATGCATCTGCGCAAATAGAGGTAATAGATGTATTGGGTAAACAACAACTGAAACAGGTTTCGTTTGTAAACGGCAAAGAAAATATTGCGCTTGATATTGCTTCGTTGCAAGCAGGTGTATATTTTGTTAGCGTAACTATTGATGGCAACAAAAAAACAATGCGTTTGGTAGTAGAATAA
- the mdh gene encoding malate dehydrogenase, producing the protein MTKVSVIGAGAVGATTADVIAYRQLADEVVLLDVKEGFAEGKALDIYQTTSLLGMKTRVSGTTNDYSKTANSDVVVITSGIPRKPGMTREELIGTNANIVKTVAENVLKHSPNAIIVVVSNPMDTMTYLALKSTGLPKNRIIGMGGLLDSARFKGYLGLALNQPTADIQGTVIGGHGDTTMIPLTRLATLNGVPVSNTLSAAQLKEISDATMVGGATLTKLLGTSAWYAPGAASALLVESIVRDQKRVMPCCVALDGEYGQKDICLGVPVTIGKNGWETIVDYKLTAEEQDLFNKSADAVRNMNNVLSEIGVL; encoded by the coding sequence ATGACAAAAGTATCAGTTATTGGAGCAGGTGCAGTGGGAGCAACCACAGCCGATGTTATTGCTTATCGCCAATTGGCCGATGAGGTAGTTTTATTAGACGTTAAAGAAGGTTTTGCTGAAGGTAAAGCTTTAGACATTTACCAGACTACTTCGTTATTAGGCATGAAAACCCGCGTAAGCGGAACTACAAACGATTACAGCAAAACAGCTAACTCAGATGTAGTAGTTATTACTTCAGGTATTCCGCGTAAACCGGGTATGACCCGTGAGGAGTTAATTGGTACCAATGCCAATATAGTAAAAACAGTAGCTGAAAATGTATTAAAACATTCGCCAAATGCTATTATAGTAGTAGTGTCAAATCCTATGGATACCATGACTTACTTAGCGTTGAAATCGACAGGATTACCTAAAAACAGAATTATTGGAATGGGTGGTTTGTTAGACAGCGCTCGTTTTAAAGGTTACTTAGGCTTGGCTTTAAACCAACCTACGGCTGATATTCAAGGAACAGTAATTGGTGGACACGGTGATACTACCATGATACCTTTAACCCGTTTAGCTACTTTAAATGGTGTACCGGTTTCAAACACTTTAAGTGCTGCGCAGTTAAAAGAAATTAGCGATGCTACTATGGTTGGTGGTGCTACTTTAACTAAATTATTAGGTACTTCAGCTTGGTATGCACCGGGTGCTGCCAGTGCTTTATTGGTAGAAAGTATAGTACGTGACCAAAAACGTGTAATGCCTTGCTGCGTTGCTTTAGATGGTGAGTACGGACAAAAAGATATTTGTTTAGGCGTACCTGTAACCATTGGTAAAAATGGATGGGAAACTATAGTTGATTATAAATTAACTGCTGAAGAGCAAGATTTATTCAATAAAAGTGCTGATGCTGTTCGTAACATGAACAATGTATTAAGCGAAATAGGCGTATTGTAA
- a CDS encoding tryptophan 2,3-dioxygenase family protein, translating to MKKDYEDIINRIEQKYDAINQNTGVHLEGLLWAKPITYWDYIQPEALLSLQIQRTTLPDEMVFIMYHQVNELLFKMILWEIDQVSNAENITASFFSEKLTRISRYFDMLSSSFEIMGDGMEVEQYLKFRTTLTPASGFQSAQYRLIEFASTELINLIDYRFRANIDRNTSYDYAFEHLYWQAAGKDHATGKKTTLLNLFEEKYKAGFLTKMEWYNTCNLWTKFKQLPEDIKQDKALIDAMRHYDYTVNVSWVMAHYHAAEKYLTRKGETTEATGGSDWKKYMHPKYQRRIFFPDLWSQSELEHWGENVN from the coding sequence ATGAAAAAGGATTACGAAGATATAATAAACCGGATTGAACAAAAATACGATGCCATCAACCAAAACACCGGTGTACATTTAGAGGGATTGCTATGGGCAAAACCAATTACCTACTGGGATTATATTCAGCCCGAAGCGCTCCTTAGCTTACAAATACAACGCACCACTTTACCCGATGAGATGGTATTTATTATGTACCATCAGGTAAACGAGCTGCTTTTTAAAATGATTTTATGGGAAATAGACCAGGTAAGTAATGCCGAAAACATAACGGCTTCTTTTTTCAGCGAAAAGCTAACCCGCATCAGCCGCTATTTCGATATGCTGTCTTCATCGTTTGAAATAATGGGCGATGGTATGGAAGTAGAACAATACCTTAAATTCAGAACTACGCTAACCCCTGCAAGTGGTTTTCAAAGTGCGCAATACCGCTTAATTGAATTTGCCTCTACTGAACTGATTAACTTAATTGATTACCGATTCCGTGCTAACATAGACAGAAACACCTCATACGACTATGCTTTTGAACACCTTTACTGGCAAGCCGCAGGTAAGGACCATGCAACAGGTAAAAAAACAACTCTGCTTAATTTGTTTGAAGAAAAGTATAAAGCCGGTTTCTTAACCAAAATGGAATGGTATAATACCTGCAATTTATGGACAAAGTTTAAGCAATTACCGGAAGATATTAAACAAGACAAGGCACTCATTGATGCCATGCGCCATTACGACTACACGGTAAATGTAAGTTGGGTTATGGCCCATTACCACGCAGCAGAAAAATACTTAACACGCAAAGGCGAAACAACGGAAGCCACCGGAGGTAGTGATTGGAAAAAATATATGCACCCCAAATACCAACGTAGAATTTTTTTCCCGGATTTGTGGAGCCAGTCTGAACTGGAACATTGGGGCGAAAACGTTAATTAA
- the tsaD gene encoding tRNA (adenosine(37)-N6)-threonylcarbamoyltransferase complex transferase subunit TsaD, which yields MSATNITILAIESSCDDTSASVICNGQVLSNVITSQKVHELYGGVVPELASRAHQANIVPVVDLALKQADKQLPQMDAIAFTQSPGLIGSLMVGASFAKSLAQTLQIPLIAVNHMQAHILAHFIDEPKPAFPFLCLTVSGGHTQIAIMHSYFESEIIGKTIDDAAGEAFDKAAKMLELPYPGGPLVDKYAQQGEVVYEFAKPNIPGLDYSFSGLKTSFLYFLKKEKLQNEHFIAENRDNICASIQQSIINHLMKKLVLASKQTGIKNIALAGGVSANSGLRKAIEEAGVKYKWNTFIPAFQYCTDNAGMIAMTAHYKYIANDFVDLAISPSAR from the coding sequence ATGTCAGCAACCAATATTACTATACTCGCCATTGAATCCAGCTGCGATGATACCTCCGCATCAGTTATTTGTAATGGACAAGTATTAAGTAACGTTATTACGAGCCAAAAAGTGCATGAGCTGTATGGTGGAGTAGTACCTGAACTGGCTAGCAGAGCGCATCAGGCCAATATTGTTCCTGTGGTTGATTTGGCTTTAAAGCAAGCCGATAAGCAGTTGCCACAAATGGATGCCATTGCTTTTACCCAATCACCGGGCTTAATTGGTTCCTTAATGGTGGGTGCCTCATTTGCTAAATCTTTAGCACAAACTTTACAAATCCCCTTAATAGCGGTTAACCATATGCAAGCGCATATACTGGCTCATTTTATTGATGAACCTAAACCTGCTTTTCCGTTTTTGTGCTTAACAGTAAGTGGCGGACATACCCAAATTGCCATTATGCATAGTTATTTTGAAAGCGAAATAATTGGTAAAACCATAGACGATGCTGCGGGCGAAGCTTTTGATAAAGCTGCAAAAATGTTAGAGTTACCTTATCCGGGTGGCCCTTTGGTTGATAAATATGCACAACAAGGTGAAGTAGTATATGAGTTTGCTAAACCCAATATACCCGGTTTAGATTATAGCTTTAGTGGTTTAAAAACTTCGTTCCTGTATTTTTTAAAGAAGGAAAAACTACAAAATGAGCATTTTATAGCAGAGAACAGGGATAATATATGTGCCTCTATACAGCAAAGTATTATTAACCACTTAATGAAAAAGCTGGTATTAGCCAGTAAACAAACAGGTATTAAAAACATAGCTTTAGCGGGTGGTGTGTCGGCTAACAGTGGTTTGCGTAAAGCCATTGAAGAAGCAGGTGTTAAATATAAATGGAATACATTTATTCCTGCTTTTCAATACTGTACTGACAATGCGGGTATGATAGCCATGACAGCTCATTATAAATATATAGCCAACGATTTTGTTGATTTAGCTATAAGCCCTAGTGCACGTTAA